Proteins found in one Haloferax litoreum genomic segment:
- the trpB gene encoding tryptophan synthase subunit beta, translated as MSTDGKFGDYGGQYVPEALMPAIEELEDAYERYVLGNEDGFMDEFRTRLREFGGRPTPLQRADRLSDRYDREVYLKREDLVHGGAHKLNNALGQVLLAKYMGKDRIIAETGAGQHGTATAMACAHLDMPCEIYMGKRDINRQRPNVFRMKLNGAEVNPVTVGRGTLKEAISETMRDWATNVEDTHYVIGSVVGPHPFPSMVRDFQSVISEEARTQAREKMGRLPDSVLACAGGGSNTMGAFAEFVDDDETALYAVEAGGSTLDVDEDAGVAPNSASLTTGSEGILHGARTTILQDHDGQIMESHSISSGLDYAGVGPELAYLVDTGRVTAVNVGDDDALTAFHRLSQMEGIIPALETAHAFGYLERVAGPDATGEHDGLGEFVVVNVSGRGDKDLESAIEETYERDIDIAPNMDEFTGGL; from the coding sequence ATGAGTACAGACGGAAAATTCGGCGACTACGGCGGACAGTACGTTCCCGAGGCACTGATGCCGGCCATCGAGGAACTGGAAGACGCGTACGAACGGTACGTCCTGGGCAACGAAGACGGGTTCATGGACGAGTTCCGCACGCGACTGCGGGAGTTCGGCGGGCGACCCACGCCGCTCCAGCGTGCAGACCGTCTCTCTGACCGGTACGACCGTGAGGTGTACCTCAAGCGCGAGGACCTCGTCCACGGCGGGGCCCACAAACTCAACAACGCCCTCGGGCAGGTCTTGCTCGCGAAGTACATGGGGAAAGACCGCATCATCGCCGAGACGGGTGCCGGCCAGCACGGGACGGCGACGGCGATGGCGTGCGCGCACCTCGACATGCCCTGTGAAATCTACATGGGCAAACGCGACATCAACCGCCAGCGCCCCAACGTCTTCCGGATGAAGCTCAACGGCGCGGAGGTCAATCCGGTGACCGTCGGTCGCGGGACGCTCAAAGAGGCCATCTCGGAGACGATGCGCGACTGGGCGACGAACGTCGAAGACACCCACTACGTCATCGGGTCCGTCGTCGGCCCCCACCCGTTCCCGAGTATGGTTCGTGATTTCCAGTCGGTCATCTCCGAGGAAGCGCGGACACAGGCCCGCGAGAAGATGGGTCGACTCCCTGACTCGGTCCTCGCGTGCGCCGGCGGCGGGTCGAACACGATGGGTGCGTTCGCCGAGTTCGTCGACGACGACGAGACTGCGCTCTACGCCGTCGAGGCGGGCGGGTCGACGCTCGACGTCGACGAAGACGCCGGCGTCGCCCCCAACTCCGCGTCCCTCACGACCGGGAGCGAGGGCATCCTGCACGGCGCTCGTACCACCATCTTACAGGACCACGACGGTCAGATTATGGAGTCGCACTCCATCTCGTCCGGCCTCGACTACGCCGGTGTCGGCCCGGAACTCGCCTACCTCGTCGATACCGGTCGTGTCACGGCGGTCAACGTCGGCGACGACGACGCCTTGACTGCGTTCCATCGCCTCTCACAGATGGAGGGAATCATCCCTGCGCTGGAGACGGCACACGCCTTCGGCTACCTCGAACGCGTGGCAGGCCCGGACGCGACGGGTGAACACGACGGCCTCGGTGAGTTCGTCGTCGTCAACGTCTCCGGACGCGGCGACAAGGACCTCGAATCGGCCATCGAAGAGACGTACGAGCGTGATATCGACATTGCGCCGAACATGGACGAATTCACGGGGGGCCTGTGA